From the genome of Proteus vulgaris, one region includes:
- a CDS encoding ATP-binding cassette domain-containing protein, translating into MTIACHFSQLTIEFNQKRLFPPLTRSLACQQNALIGNNGKGKSILLRLLAQKIIPSSGQVNWNMPFVHVDQLTRLQGNTLAQALDIHEIYQAFQRVDAGIATLEDIELLDGKWQLPVTWQNLLDSAQLPVALETPITHLSGGEQTRLALCRAFLCEQSFLLLDEPDNHLDYQGQQWLIKQLAQHKAGSLIVSHNRNLLSYADTILELSEKGLSEYGGNYALYETQKSAEIASLEAASDRLNSQIKNEKRQQQATLQKAAQRKRQGESIRQSGSQCLLLLDMQKNRAEQRQSAVAKRHQRVIEDMQSQKQGVDEEKVHIHQQKMILNYQSDGHRLNVFVDNLQLPYGYQRPISFSAYGNEHWHIKGKNGCGKSTLLKCLIQQFSPRSGEFRLNKNFCYLDQHLALLDKTLPVAQALHQYQPAISIEQWRTRLGMLRIRGDNSLLPLEKLSGGEQLKATLLALTQSPIPPAVLLLDEPDNHLDIGSKQLLENLLVEYQGTLLLVSHDEAFVERCGITHTLLLGEVI; encoded by the coding sequence ATGACAATAGCCTGTCACTTCTCACAACTTACAATCGAGTTTAATCAAAAACGTCTTTTTCCACCATTAACTCGCTCATTGGCTTGTCAGCAAAATGCATTAATCGGCAATAACGGTAAAGGGAAATCTATACTACTAAGATTATTAGCACAAAAAATAATACCTTCATCTGGGCAAGTTAATTGGAATATGCCTTTTGTTCACGTTGATCAATTAACACGATTACAAGGTAATACACTTGCCCAAGCGTTAGATATTCATGAAATTTATCAAGCATTCCAACGTGTTGATGCCGGTATTGCTACATTAGAAGATATTGAGTTGCTTGATGGCAAATGGCAACTTCCTGTTACGTGGCAGAATTTATTAGATTCAGCACAACTCCCTGTCGCATTAGAGACTCCTATTACGCATTTAAGTGGTGGAGAACAAACACGTTTAGCACTTTGCCGCGCTTTTTTATGCGAGCAGAGTTTTCTACTCTTAGATGAGCCAGATAACCATCTTGATTATCAAGGACAACAATGGCTAATAAAACAGTTAGCTCAGCACAAAGCAGGCTCTCTTATTGTTAGTCATAATCGAAACTTGCTCTCATATGCGGACACTATTCTTGAATTAAGTGAGAAAGGTTTATCTGAATATGGTGGAAATTATGCTTTATATGAAACACAAAAAAGTGCAGAAATAGCCTCGTTGGAAGCCGCAAGTGATCGACTAAACAGCCAAATTAAAAATGAGAAACGCCAGCAACAAGCGACATTACAAAAAGCCGCACAACGAAAACGACAAGGCGAATCAATTAGGCAAAGTGGCTCCCAGTGCTTACTTTTATTGGATATGCAAAAAAATAGAGCAGAACAACGCCAATCAGCCGTAGCAAAACGGCATCAGCGTGTAATAGAAGATATGCAATCTCAAAAACAAGGTGTCGATGAAGAAAAAGTGCATATTCATCAGCAGAAAATGATCTTGAATTATCAAAGCGATGGGCATCGTTTAAATGTATTTGTAGATAATCTTCAGCTTCCGTATGGTTATCAGCGCCCTATTTCATTCTCAGCCTACGGTAATGAGCATTGGCATATTAAAGGTAAAAATGGGTGTGGAAAATCGACATTATTGAAATGTCTGATCCAACAATTTAGCCCACGCTCTGGTGAGTTTCGTCTTAATAAAAACTTTTGTTATCTTGATCAACATCTTGCACTACTTGATAAAACATTACCTGTTGCACAAGCACTACACCAATATCAACCCGCTATTTCTATCGAGCAATGGCGAACACGGCTGGGTATGTTAAGGATCAGAGGCGATAACTCATTACTCCCTCTAGAAAAACTAAGTGGTGGCGAACAATTAAAAGCAACGTTATTGGCTTTAACCCAGAGTCCAATTCCCCCTGCGGTATTATTGCTTGATGAACCAGATAATCACCTTGATATTGGATCTAAACAATTATTGGAAAATTTACTCGTTGAATATCAAGGTACATTATTACTGGTTTCGCATGATGAAGCTTTTGTGGAACGCTGTGGTATTACACATACATTATTATTAGGCGAGGTTATATAA
- the cutC gene encoding copper homeostasis protein CutC — translation MATLEICCFGAECALVAERAGADRIELCTSPSEGGITPSFGMLRQVRDLVRIPVHPIIRPRGGDFCYTQADFSAMKNDISLIRDMGFPGAVVGLLNEEGHIDLPKMEILMELAGPLAITFHRAFDMCINPLLGLEQLTQLGISRILTSGQQANAELGLPLLRTLNEKTQGPVIMAGAGVRLSNIQKFLDAGLKEIHSSAGKVAPSTMIYRKAGVTMSSDSEVDEFTHYCVDEDTVEAMKDIMSIHAPLAS, via the coding sequence ATGGCTACGTTGGAGATTTGTTGTTTTGGCGCAGAATGCGCGCTGGTGGCAGAACGAGCAGGTGCGGATAGAATTGAACTATGCACCAGTCCATCAGAAGGTGGCATTACGCCAAGCTTTGGAATGCTAAGACAAGTCAGAGATCTGGTTCGTATTCCCGTTCATCCTATTATTCGCCCTCGAGGGGGGGATTTTTGTTACACACAAGCCGATTTTTCAGCAATGAAAAATGATATTAGCCTTATTCGTGATATGGGCTTCCCTGGTGCAGTTGTTGGTTTATTAAATGAAGAAGGACATATTGATTTGCCTAAAATGGAAATTCTAATGGAACTTGCGGGTCCTTTAGCTATTACTTTCCATCGTGCTTTTGATATGTGTATTAATCCATTATTAGGGTTAGAACAACTGACTCAATTAGGTATTTCTCGTATTTTAACATCAGGCCAGCAAGCGAATGCAGAATTAGGTTTACCTTTATTACGAACATTAAATGAAAAAACACAAGGTCCCGTTATTATGGCGGGAGCTGGTGTAAGACTAAGTAATATCCAAAAATTCTTAGATGCAGGTTTAAAAGAAATACATAGCTCTGCAGGTAAAGTTGCACCCTCAACCATGATTTATCGTAAAGCCGGTGTCACAATGAGCTCAGACAGTGAAGTTGATGAGTTTACCCATTATTGTGTGGATGAAGACACGGTTGAAGCAATGAAAGATATTATGAGTATTCATGCACCATTAGCATCTTAA